ggtccACATTGTTTGCCATTCATTTCTTGCATCTCCgcacgaaactcttgctgctTCAGGGTAATTGAGAAATGATCCGGTTTTCTCAATGGACGCCACGTACTCCCTTAATTTCCGAAATGGTATACTTTATGAAATGCAGGCTACAGATTCATCTGTCCTTGGTTACCATTGACGCTGGTGTTGCTAAACATGAGACCTCGTATAGCAGTTAAAGAGAATATTCCTCGTAAATTTCTTTGTACATTATCTGGTTGCCAAGTGAGTCGACAGAGCTAAGATACCCTATTGCCTTTGATACATCTTCGATTCTGTTAAAATACACCGGATAATTGTGGTGTAAATACAACAGAACCTTATACGAAGTGTCACCAATATTTCTAGTTAATTCattgacattttcttttagtgGCATTCTAAATTCGTCCGACAGATGCGGTGGTAAACCAGGTGGATTACATTGAACTTCACTCAATCCTAACATAGaatcaaaacgaaaataatACTGAAATTGCTTTTCATGGAACcaaagaataaattttttgaaaatactCTTTGAATGCAGAATTTTCCCTATGGCATGCATGAAATCCATTGATCCATCTCTTACGTAGGCCGTTTCTGAAGAATTCCTCTCTCGCT
The DNA window shown above is from Daphnia magna isolate NIES unplaced genomic scaffold, ASM2063170v1.1 Dm_contigs338, whole genome shotgun sequence and carries:
- the LOC116932901 gene encoding cell cycle checkpoint protein RAD17 — its product is MAQYPLKVWLRGKIPAVFIVTSNKSFSSMQLKLFPHDLQERLNMSTIHFSGLANTFVLKALQKIAFKSQKATPLEVIQGIAGSCNGDLRSALNTMNWMNTRSNYNEKQHFYPKKRKLSSQRERNSSETAYVRDGSMDFMHAIGKILHSKRLSEVQCNPPGLPPHLSDEFRMPLKENVNELTRNIGDTSYKVLLYLHHNYPVYFNRIEDVSKAIGYLSSVDSLGNQIINTSVNGSTWRPLRKPDHFSITLKQQEFRAEMQEMNGKQCGPSFFQRHGHSCV